The segment GCGTGCGTCCAGGTCCAGCCACCCGCCCTGGATCGTGAGCACCGCCGCCTCGCGGCCGTCGGAGCGGCGGACGTCCTGGTGCACCCGCCAGTGCGAGCTGTCCCCGGAGAGGCCGGCGCAGCGGACGTCCACCACCACCTCGTCGCCAAAGAGCACCTCGCGGCGGTAGCGGATCTCCTCGCGCATCATCACCGGGCCGAAGCGCAGCGCCTCCAGCCGTGCCTGCGTAAAGCCGTGCGCGCCCAGCAGGCGGAAGCGCGTGTGCGTGGCGTACTCGCTGAACGCCGTGTTCCGGACGTGCCGGTTGCCGTCCAGGTCGTCCCAGCGCACCTCGAACCGGCACTCGAACGCCGCACCATCCCTCACGCGCATCTCCAGCGAACCCGGTTCCACGCCGCCCCACTCCGGCCGACAACGTAGCAGCCGTCCACGCCGCCATACAACCATCGCGCGAAGCGGGGCCGCCTCTGCGTGGGGCGGCCCCGCTCCGAATCCGCCGGGCGCATCAGGCGCCGGCCTTTTCCTGGTAAAGCCGCAGCTCCTCGCGCAATCCCGCCAGCAGCCGCGCCGCCAGATCGGATGCGTGCGCTTCGGTGAGCGGCTTCCACCACTCCGGCTCCTCGATGCGGAACTGGAGCGGCGGCTTCCCCGCGCCGTGCCAGGTGAGCCACACCGCCGCCTCGGACGACTGCAGGACGGGCCGTTTCTCCTTGCTGCGCAGCTGCGCGTGGACCGCGTGGAAGACCGCTTCGGTGGCCTGTTCCCAATCCGCCTTCGGGGCGTCGTTCCGCGCTGAGGTCATCGAGTCTCGTAAAGCTGGGGCGGGGTGCGTCATCATCCGAACCCGATAATACCGCGGCGCCCCGTCTGGCGGAAGGCGGTCTCAGCGCAGCGGACGCCAGGGGTCGCGCGGGTTGAAGTGCTGGTACACCGTGCGCGACACGGCGCGCAGCAGGCGCGAGCCCTCGTTCCCTTCCTGATAGCCGGTGTCCGCCTGGTTCTTGGTGATGACGGCCAACACGTAGTCCCCCGTTGGGGCATTCACCAGCAGCACCTCCGATCGGGAGCGGTCCACGAAGCCCTGCTTCGACGCGGCCTGCACGGTGGGCGGGATCTGCGAGAGCGCTTCGCCCTTCCAGTAGCTGTTGGTCAGCATGCGGTACATGTCCTCCGACGCGGCCGGGCTCACCGCGCGCCCTTCGCGGATCATCACCAGCGCCTCGGCGATCTCGCGCGGCGTGGTCTGGCCCCATCCGTACTTCGTGCGCGCCTCCTCGCGACCGGGCGTGCGCGAGTTGACGCGCGTGTGGCGGAATCCGTGCGCCGCCAGCCACTCGTTGACCGCCACGCCCCCGCCCACCTCCGCCTGTATCCAGAGGCTCGCCACGTTGTCGCTTACGGTGAGCATCAGGAACGCCAGCTCGCGCAGCGGAAGCGTGTCGCCCGGCGCCATGTACGCGACTACGTCGGTGCTCTCCACGTACCGGTAGTTGAGCGTGTCCGGGCGCGGCACCCTCGCCTCCAGAT is part of the Longimicrobium sp. genome and harbors:
- a CDS encoding serine hydrolase, with the translated sequence MTRLILLLALLFAAPLQAQERTDAALAAKLRNVVRGFRGEVGIYARNLRTGATVAIDADTVFPTASMIKVPILLTLYDRVAQGKRDLEARVPRPDTLNYRYVESTDVVAYMAPGDTLPLRELAFLMLTVSDNVASLWIQAEVGGGVAVNEWLAAHGFRHTRVNSRTPGREEARTKYGWGQTTPREIAEALVMIREGRAVSPAASEDMYRMLTNSYWKGEALSQIPPTVQAASKQGFVDRSRSEVLLVNAPTGDYVLAVITKNQADTGYQEGNEGSRLLRAVSRTVYQHFNPRDPWRPLR
- a CDS encoding thioesterase family protein is translated as MEPGSLEMRVRDGAAFECRFEVRWDDLDGNRHVRNTAFSEYATHTRFRLLGAHGFTQARLEALRFGPVMMREEIRYRREVLFGDEVVVDVRCAGLSGDSSHWRVHQDVRRSDGREAAVLTIQGGWLDLDARKLVAPPAELAAVLLSLPRTHDFEELPSLIRRRGGSTGGSGDSGSSGGLGSLNNSGE